The following coding sequences lie in one Thermosulfuriphilus ammonigenes genomic window:
- a CDS encoding type II toxin-antitoxin system VapC family toxin: MSGRSLVFDSWAVIAWLCDEPAASRVQELLERAERGEISIFMSLINAGEVFYITAKKHSLAKAQKVIQTLLGSPINFLLPTEEEIWRAAEIKARYPLSYADAFAVALSLLREAALVTGDPEIKHLEGKESLSLVWLR, from the coding sequence GTGAGCGGAAGAAGTTTGGTCTTTGATAGCTGGGCAGTCATTGCCTGGCTTTGCGATGAGCCCGCTGCCTCCAGAGTTCAAGAGCTCCTTGAGAGGGCCGAAAGAGGGGAGATTTCCATTTTTATGTCCCTGATAAATGCGGGTGAAGTCTTTTACATTACGGCCAAAAAGCACAGCCTTGCCAAAGCTCAGAAGGTTATCCAGACCCTTTTAGGTAGTCCTATTAACTTTCTCCTCCCCACCGAGGAGGAAATCTGGAGGGCTGCCGAGATCAAGGCCCGTTACCCTCTTTCCTATGCGGATGCTTTTGCGGTGGCTCTGAGTCTTCTCAGAGAGGCCGCTTTGGTAACTGGAGACCCGGAGATCAAACATCTGGAGGGCAAGGAGTCTTTGAGTTTGGTTTGGTTAAGATGA
- a CDS encoding helix-turn-helix transcriptional regulator: MKPLFIAATEVSKLFPGLSPKTLANLRSQGRGPRFFKKGRRVFYRVEDLERWLAEGEVKTSGC; encoded by the coding sequence ATGAAACCGCTTTTCATCGCTGCTACCGAGGTGTCTAAGCTGTTTCCCGGCCTCTCGCCCAAGACTCTTGCGAACCTTCGGAGTCAGGGGCGAGGACCTCGGTTTTTCAAAAAAGGCCGGCGGGTTTTCTACCGGGTAGAGGACCTCGAAAGGTGGCTCGCCGAGGGAGAGGTGAAGACTTCCGGATGTTAA